Genomic DNA from Channa argus isolate prfri chromosome 10, Channa argus male v1.0, whole genome shotgun sequence:
TGTGGGTTGCTCTGATTGTCAGTACCACTActtgtctttatttaaaattgtataatGACATTTATTCTGGAAAGCCAGTTCAGATATACTCCATGCAAGTTTTTGGCAAAGACAATATTACTTCTGGACATGTATAGGACTTCATACatacagtcatttttttttcatgtgcacATTACATGCCCTATGCAAACCCTAAGAGGGCTGAGGAGTGTGGATTAAAGGGTTTCATCTGTAAGTCTGAGTACACATGGTTTCCAGGCAGGGGGAGGACATAAAAATCCCTTGCTGAGATTTCCTAATGGCTTCTTCCAGGGAAGTCAAAATCTACCTTCTGATATTGCTGCATTCCGTACTGTTGATACTTAGGtgcatcttcttttttttctttctatatttaataaaatcagACCCACACCTGTCCTTCTATTTTAATATAATCAAGGATGTAATGTTTCTTTGTGCACAGTTAAAGTCCTGTATCCAGGAGGAGATAGTTAGACTCAGTGTGAGAAAAGACCTGACTTCTGATGATCGTAGACACTTGTAGTGACAGTGCCTTATCAAAACAGTTGCACTATGAAGTGCAACTGAGGTCATCCGATAGAGAAGCCCCTCAGATCTGTTCTGATACAGCATTTATGGGAAATACCAACTTTTATGCACGGTAGTCCAGTGGTTCCCAACGGAGGGGGCTGCAAGTTAAATCTAAGAGTTTGACTCTTATTGTGTTTCTTGATGAGAATTAAATGAGTGATTCCCGTCTCAggtctgtacagtaaatatgaagctacgGCCAAAAGactgttagcttagcataaacatTGGAAATGGGGAAACGGATACCTGGCTCTGTCCAGTGGTCCAAACAACTATAGTTTGTTTATACTCACTCAGTTTGTGCTTTTACAGCTGAGTCCTGAGAGTGAGAGCAATCATCTAACTCCTGACAAGAAGGCAAATTATTCCTTTTAATAAGAAGATGAAGTtggcataaaaacatatttaggctatgtaataatacaaatctgtttttttttcttagagaATACTGTGAATTTACCTCCATGAAATCTGAGGAGAGAATCAAGAATTGGTTGCAGAAATAGACACACGGCTGCATTTAAAGGCATCACCGGCCTTAAATGTTGGGAGCCACTGAATTAGTCTGTGTGAAgcaaaaaacaatcaaagcCATGGATGAATTGTACATAGTTTTAGCAGGTATAGATGTACTAAAGCACTCAGTTGATGAATGAGGCGGACAGATGGCAGCAAGGtttgttcttctttcttttaaagaCTAAATGCAGCCAGTGTTAATTATTGTACCTGTGAGCTTGAGCACCTCCTCCTGCAGatcttcctcatcatcctctCTCTTCCTGCTGCCATCTCTACATAAACATCTCTCACATCTAACTCCTCTTCTGTTTCCCCTTACATCCTTGTTGAAAATGGTTAAAGGCCGAAGCTGCTTCCACCACTCCGAGCCGAGGCACACAGGAGAACATGCCTACTTTTTACACATCTGTGTATTTCTGATGGTGCACACCCTTAATGTGGCTTGAgaattctttgttttgttctcaaAGATCCCACGAGGAGAAGGGAAGGGGGGGGCAGCATCCCCAGAAAGACAAATGAGAGAAAGTGAAGCAAATTCTTAGTTTAAATAATGTTAGTAAATAGTGAGAATTTGTAACAGTGATTGTGTTGTATGCAAGACAGAGGTAGTGTTTGTGAAATATGTAGAATTTCTAGTGCTTCAGCAGAATTTTATCAGACTGTGATATCTTCCCACGATGATTCATTATTAGACTAAAAAACAGTCCTTTATTCtctaaacattcatttattctccataaatggaaaaaatatataaacgtGGAAGagtgaaaaattaattttaggGTGCTGCGTTTGTTGGAAGTTGAGCGGTTTAAAGTTAAAGTCGCTGAAAtaattctatgttttttttatattaaagcttTACCAGTGGATGGTTTTCCTCATTAGTAAAAAGTTGTcattaagtttatttattttgtgtaaccAACAGTCCACGATCTAAAAATAACTAGTTCATTCAGCTAAGTCAAATACAATAATTCAAAAGCAATTTACACATTTTGGCAATTTGTccttgaaataaataaataaatgaaattaatttaaacaatctCCACTGGAAGAGTCTGTAGCGTGCGTGGCAGTATTGTTTCTGTCAAGTGAAGAATGGTGGAATATTTGTTGGAAAAAATCtccaaaaatatgttaaattcTCAACAAGTAGTAAAACGAGGCCATATTTTCTTTTAGGCCTTTTGTTTGTGGAAAGTACTTGAAGACAGTTTGATGTATCTAATGGCTTTGTGTTGCTGTCACTGACACGTGAGGATGCTCATTATGATTAGatttaagaaaagaaaggacGCTTATGTAGAATTCCGGTGTAACGCTTAAAGCAGACGGATGAACTTTAATTTGTAGCTCTAAAGGGTTTGAGTTGAGCTGCTGTATGTACAGTGTGATTCCTGTGTTAAAATGCCATGATGAGGTCAGACCTGAATGCTCTGATCTACAGTATCTATTACTTTATGTATACAGAGACAGTACTGTAACTTTGATGGAACTCTTATTTATGTTCACTTTGTTTAGTATCAACACTGTGATTACATGTATTGCATTCAGTTTACTTCATTCTTTTTACATGATCAATGTGTCTGGTAAATAAACATTattgtcttattattatttatcctttaaatgaagtttaatTTTGATCTGAGTTACTGTAAAGACACCTTGAGGAGATGACTCAGCTGTCTGGCTCCCAGCACACTCAGTTTATTAACTACAGGTCTAGTTTCTTTACAGGTATCTGTGGTCTTGGATAATTACAAatgttatgattttttttttttgttctttagtCAGTGGGTGGGAGAGGAGTGCTTTTACAATATCCCTTGACTAAAACTAATGTACTTCTCAATTTTTTCCCTGGTGGTTCACCATTTTCACCATCAGGGGGGAGGCCTTGAGGCCACATGTTGTCATCTGGCCAGAGAAAGCAAGAAAGAAGGAAAGCCACCGAGTACCAGAAGGTGTGCAGGGACAAAGGGTGTCCCGTCTGGCACGGCTGAACTTTAATATGGCGCCATTCCTGCTCAGTTGACATGGAAGATGCCCTAGGGTCAGGGGAAAGGAGACAACAATGGCAGCTCACGGGCCACACAAGGGAGCAGAGTTGATGAGATCAGCTGCAAGCCTGGGGAAAGTTGGACGTCTTGTGACAAAGATGAGGTCTCTCAGAAGGCTTCATAAGGAACACTGCTCTTAAGTTTTACATTTGGGTGAAGATTTTATTCAAACTGACTTAGCAGAAAAAAAGCCACAATACGAAATGTTCCAGTTTGTGAGTTATAAATGGTAGatgatttattatttccaaGTAAATTGTATAATGCCAGTTAGCGTCCCCTCCACTTTGTTAGAGAGTTCTATATCTCAACTGCTGGAAGGATCGCCATAAAAGTTTCTACAGACATTCATTGTGCTCTAACACTAAATTGTTTGGTAAGTCCTTTACTTTTCATTTAACACATCCATCAGCTCAAAGTATAAGTGCTTTATGACAAATATCTAAGAAAACCTAAGTTGTTCCTTCCATCTTTTGCTAATTTCAGTATTCAGAGCTCATCAGCACTCGTTGGCATGCTGACTTATGAGTGTGGTCAATTTTAGCATTGTCAATTTGAGAATGTATTGTAAAGTAAAACCTTATTCTTGACTTGAATATGGCAGTGGGACATCTCAACTAAAGTTCTACTTAAGCTGTTAGTTTACACATCAGCAAGTGCTGAGGTCCTGTGATGTAGAAAGCTCATATGTGGACCTTGACTTAAGATTATTTGCAATCAAGTTCAATTTGCTTAAGTCAAATTACTACAGTAACTTACAACAGTTTACGTCAACATGTCACTGActtatgttttattctgattCTATTTACAGCCTCAGCATGACTTGACACACAAGAATATAATGTACCACATGacacaagtaaaacaaaaaactactttCAAGTTACATGgaaaatttcaaaaaatatgttaCATTCATATTTCATGTGACTACTATATGCTGTGAAGTTGTCACAAATAAGGAcataatggaaagaaaaaaacacatttaaatgcttcATTTGTACCAATATTTGTACCCAGACATATATCACAACTTTGTCAGAaggaaacaacaaacaacataattcgtacaataaaacaacatgagATGGACAAAGAGAAACTGTGATGTTTCTCGACAGTATGAGTAAACCGAGGAAAATGAGACAGTTATGTTCACAAAGCATTTGAGTCTTATATTACGTTCCCATTACTGGTTCTGTCTTTGGCTACGAAGAGCTGTTTGTTAATGACTTCAAACATCCACCTTCTGTGAAAACTAGGAATAAGAGAAGTTTGAGGGGTTTTTCCAGCACACCTCAACACCCATCACCCACTGTCAGCTCCTGCAGATGCTCTTCCACAGTCTCCAGCTGATGTCTTTgattttcctcctcttgtcctgTCTCCTGCTCACATTTTTCCTCAGCTTGGTTCCCCTCTGATGCTTCAAACTGAAGCTCTTCCTCCGTCTTCTGCTCTTCGCGTCCACTCTCCAGGTTCTCAGAGCTCTCGAAACAGCCTGAATCCCTCGGCTCCTTGGCGCCCTCCTGTGATGTGTCCTCTTGCTCCTCTGGCTCTGACTCTTCTTCAGCTATGAGAAGAAAGGAAGGAgaatcatatttaatatttttaaacagaatgCCTTAATACAGTCATTGTTATCAATCCTGCACTTGCAGATGTTGCTTCGTGTTGCTCATTTTATAAGCAATTACCTATTTGCACATCCAGCAGTTGCACAGTACCATTATCATTCATATTTTGTGGCTGCATAGAGCACCTTTAGCTCGGTTTTGTTCTCCACCAACTACCAATGGAAATATTCCTCGACTCCTTGGTTGCCCCAATACATTCACCAGCTTATTAAAATATGCACATGTACCTTTTAAGGAGCCCTAAAGCCTTGAGGATATTCTTATAAATCAAAtcatattattttgaaaatagtTAATTCGATGTaacactgtatttaaaaaattttgtttcttgacagtaaaaataaaccaataacATTGAGACAGAAAGGGGGATGACATCACTGTTCTGccttgaattgaattgatgatgTTGCAGTTACATATTGACTATGTTTCTGAAAAAGTCTTGTGCACACGAACAGTGTTTTAAACATTAGTCTTGTGTTAGTGGGCTTTTGAGGAAAcagttttaaaactttataattACTTGAGAAAAAACAGCTGACATTTAAACTTCAGCAATGGACTAAGTGCAGTGAACTTAGACTTATTGTTTTTGCTGAACAAATACTTCACTGAATATGAATTTATAGTTAACCTTTGGAAAaaatgctgcagtttgtcaTAAGTTGCcataagtaaaaaataaaaaagtgagaTGATCATTGTTTCATCAAAGTGAGAAAAGATTCCTAACATGTAAAACGTAATTTTATTGATTGTGTGgcgtttgtgtttatttttgggaATTAGGAATCCTCAGTTTTCACCTACAGAAAACCAAACTCTAAAAGATGTAGTAGTTACCTGGAAACACACGGTTAAAAATTAttgattttctaaattaacttgcgtaagttaaagctgtaaagtgctttaaagatCTGTCTAAAACCTTCCACCGGGTGTTGACATTAAACCTAGCAGATGTTGCAGTGGTTAGCTGACCTGCATTGCTGCACCTGATTGCACTGTTAAATAATATCTATTCACCATAGTTGCAGGATGAGTGTTAAAGTCACATTTAGTGACTGGTTTGGAGGACGAGCTGACATATCAACCCCAGGAAAAATGGAATACAAACATTCAAGTTTAACTGAAACATATGTTGAAATCCTGGATTGGAGAATAAGTCCTACCCAGAAGAGCAGCGTTATTATGAAAGGCTGTTAGTTTTACACAGTGTGAACCTACAGTCTCTGAGCAGTTCAATGGTGTTCAGGATCTTGGAGCGCTGCTCTGGGTCAGTGATGTTCAGCTCATTGAGGTGAGACTCTTTCAGCCCTGCAAAGTCCTCCGGGCTCTGGAAACCGTGCATGGACAGCAAAGAACTCAGCTCCTGGAACACCAGAACACGGACACCAACATTTAGAGGGATGAACAGAAATAGGTAGCAAACAGTGACAGCAGATGAGCACCTCGTACCATCAGGCCGATGCTATCGAGCACCTCCTCCAGGGTTTTGGGTTTGGATTTGGATCGTCGGTTCTTACTGTTGCAGCGTCTCCTCCGGACTGGGGGGCTCTCATCTGGCAGGAGGTTGACGTAGATGAATTTAAATGAGCCTACTTTGTTGTTGAGTTTCCCAGTCCAGGTCCCCACAGGGGGCTTCTCAATAATGTAGATAATGTCTCCTTTCTGTGAGAGAGATGACACATGAATACGAGGCTTAGATCAGGAGATCAAGGACCCAGATCAAATGGGGAACAAAAGAAGAACCGCAGAAGAAGAATCATTCAGTAGTTTATCATCTTCACTTTTAAATCTTAACTCTTGACTGATCTCTCCAATTACTGCTTACAAACTCACACCACTGTAATTTTCAAATACATAGATGCATAACAAAGAAGCTAAATGGATCAATGACTACCTGTTACATGCAGCATTTAATGGATCTAGCGGTTTTAAACTGTGACTTCAAGAATAATAATCAAAGTGCCCGTTCTTTTTCCTACAGTTAACGAGCTCTCTGGAGGACAGCTTGATAAGACAGCAGACGAGGTagaacccaccaccaccacctcgaGACTCACTTGGAGTTTCAGTGACTCCACATCATATGGGCTGGGAGTGAAGTCGGTGTGAACCAGAGCACGACCACAGAACGGCCCATTGTAAAGGTTTTCCTCCAGTCTCATGCTGTCCCTCTGGCAGTAACCACTGTCCAAGCTCTGTCTGTCACTATCTGAAGTGAGGaggggaaaacaagcagggtcAGATCCCTAATGAGCCTTCAGATAATTCTGGTTCACAACAGCAGGTTGTTGTGGATGGATGTAGTCACTCTTACTATTTCTATATCATACACATAATTTTCTGATCATGATAGAtagaaatgtacaaaattataaaattataaaagtgATCGAAAATTATAGTTCCCATACTATATATGTAGtggatgttatttttttttttatgtttctgtgctTGTGGATATGTTTGTGGTCTAAACATCTACTCAAACACACCtgacctgccagaccctgggctGTTTAGTAATCCACCTCTGCCTCAAAGGTGTAATATGTCGGATTTTACAGGGATGCAGATAGACACACTTACTGCCTGAGAGTTGGCGGCTGATGGGGCTGGGCATGGTGTCCTCTGACCCCGTGGAACACACAGACGTCCTCTGTCCTGCAAGCAGATCTGGAATCCAGTCACCAGAGGTGGGGGATAGTTCATCACCGCTCTCCCCCTGGTGAAACAGAGGATGACAGTGCAGATCAGAGTCTGGGtcacttttcactttcatttgcttttggTATTTGCTTAGTTTTGCCTATGGgggtatttacagtacatgaaaCAACATCATCATTAACGGTTTGAGTTATACATGTGTATAATTATGAGCACTGAATTCAAACAAAACGTCTCTGTATGACGAAACTTTCCttgtaaacattttgaaaacaatactgtaatatgttaaCATTGAGCTGCAAACTTACAAGTAAAATATTCCCAATAACTAAAACAAGACAATGAGTAGATAAAGGAAAATGAGTAGATAGAGttgataaacaaaataaactaataaaagagTTGATAACTAGACTTGATAAATGTATTCTATCAACtacaataaaaatactaaatccACATAAATTACAGAGTTGATTTCTAACTAATGTTTATGACAATGTATTTACCTTTTACCTCTTAATAGTAAagtaattttatcatttttttaaaataaggtcAGAGATTTTGTtctaaatgaacacaaacactcataccCACACACAACCACTTAATGACCAAAAATCCTTTTTAGTTTCGTAATTAACCAAGTGTGACCTTACAAATTGTAAAAGGAAGTGCCCACATTCTCCATTTcagtaaaaatggaaacatcaaGTTGTAAAAAAATACCCATTTATAGCAAAATGTGGTGTACTGCAGCTTAAGTGTAAACAGAgtagtacatttatttatttagggcATTTATTAGATTGATGCAGTGCAGGAAGTTGTGTGACATTCTGCAAAGGTCCTCAGCTGCACTCAAACCAGGGACATTTTGGTTATGTGGAAAGCAACTTCACCTTTCAGTTTGAGGCTGAAACTTTGAGGCTGAAGACTGCAAAGCAGTAATATCAATGAAAGGTTAAGTAccaaaataaaagactaaatATAATATTCCATactgttatgtatttatttattactactCATGCATAAACTAAGGTTTTACTCCTGTACAACAAAATGTACTGTTTATTGAATACATTAAAGTGCAGCATGTTCTTTTCCTGTATTGTAGTAAAAAGAACAGTAATATCCACCAGACTGCAGTAAAACATATGACTTTATGATTTTAAATAGGAATACTGTAGCATAGTAGAAGTGCCTCAGTTTACACTTAGTtatagtacttgagtaaatgtagcATTGAAAATCAGAACAATGCAGTATAAATATTTGTCCACTAGAGGG
This window encodes:
- the sash3 gene encoding SAM and SH3 domain-containing protein 3; the encoded protein is MLRRRPSNASEKEQVQKKKLTLQRSSSFKDFMKHKPTSPVVSEKELTLEENVPDCVTAEEAVKSGSKLGKKWRNVISRTMTRKTSKMVQKALAEEGGESGDELSPTSGDWIPDLLAGQRTSVCSTGSEDTMPSPISRQLSGNSDRQSLDSGYCQRDSMRLEENLYNGPFCGRALVHTDFTPSPYDVESLKLQKGDIIYIIEKPPVGTWTGKLNNKVGSFKFIYVNLLPDESPPVRRRRCNSKNRRSKSKPKTLEEVLDSIGLMELSSLLSMHGFQSPEDFAGLKESHLNELNITDPEQRSKILNTIELLRDSEEESEPEEQEDTSQEGAKEPRDSGCFESSENLESGREEQKTEEELQFEASEGNQAEEKCEQETGQEEENQRHQLETVEEHLQELTVGDGC